From Musa acuminata AAA Group cultivar baxijiao chromosome BXJ3-8, Cavendish_Baxijiao_AAA, whole genome shotgun sequence, one genomic window encodes:
- the LOC135644804 gene encoding calmodulin-binding protein 25-like, with product MADNCSVLDPWMYRFESAWINEAFARDNDALTRALRTSISDTSSSGAGAPSASPDTPSAATSPNPLLLSRRHQLAPRNPLGAAPAGRVSKRKSRSSKRSPTTYINADPAHFREMVQRITGVRLDGELAEPLVKPEPVRPAVGARAALQHLCLPTLDTSAFLLDQRTADVGDGGSLGPPPDAPAFDLAALLSPVFPTLESWGVM from the coding sequence ATGGCGGACAACTGCTCGGTGCTCGACCCGTGGATGTACCGCTTCGAGTCGGCGTGGATCAACGAGGCCTTCGCCCGCGACAACGACGCGCTCACCCGAGCCCTCCGGACTTCCATCTCGGACACCTCTTCCTCTGGCGCAGGCGCGCCCTCCGCTTCCCCCGACACCCCTTCCGCCGCCACCTCCCCCAACCCCCTCCTCCTCAGCCGCCGGCACCAGCTCGCTCCCCGGAACCCTCTGGGCGCCGCTCCCGCGGGGCGGGTCTCGAAGCGGAAGTCGCGCTCGTCAAAGCGGTCGCCCACCACCTACATCAACGCCGACCCCGCCCACTTCCGGGAGATGGTGCAGCGCATCACGGGGGTCCGGCTCGACGGGGAGCTGGCGGAACCGCTGGTGAAGCCAGAGCCGGTGCGGCCCGCGGTGGGCGCGCGCGCGGCCCTGCAGCATCTGTGCCTGCCGACGCTCGACACGTCGGCGTTCCTGCTGGACCAGCGCACCGCTGATGTGGGTGACGGCGGCTCGCTGGGGCCGCCGCCCGACGCGCCGGCTTTTGACTTGGCCGCGCTGCTGTCGCCGGTCTTTCCCACCCTCGAGTCGTGGGGCGTCATGTAG
- the LOC103995380 gene encoding putative disease resistance protein At3g14460: MATPILSSLSRSIHELETAICTSSHPWTRVREDLNRLESTLRRVQAVVDQAEERQWRDERVRSWLAELRGVACDAEDVLDELDFEVSRPPRSSPASGEEEEVHSSVTSLSCEIEKIRGRFGETLEQTDGLRLKATERTWPRCGEFVVKQTEVFGREEDKKKVTELVLSETPENPPVIAIVGSPGAGKTTLLQLVCNDPGVREHFPRRGWVRMSRDFDATTLRREIIEAITLRDWRVEFSGKGHWIYSQPNYLDRCIKRELEEERFLLVLDDFCDENLHLWATVNLQLSLGHGGSKIILATSSERVTAVTENMPLYHLSSLPEENSWRLFQTLAFGSRTGHPEANLVRIGKEIVEKCKGSPLSVKMLAALLQSETKAEIWSRVSKSNLWNDADEEENHNLPALRISYHNLPPHLQSCVAFCSVFPKDFLFTKDRIVRLWMAQGFVHPREGKLSEEIGSEYFDELLSRSFFLASHVADQTFVVHHLIHDLAEFVSGEQCCRVKNMKVCSVSKEARHLCLVAVDSLADVNLELESEANSLRTILLVIKSVNSAFKSNWWYHYNDDIAHLSFSDNLFRYLKCLRALDLSDTDIDHLPDSVGNMKLLRFLGLSNTRIRWLPEELGKLHNLQTLELRSCGGLTALPKSIGYLTNLRHVDLLNACDHVHLHHGIGRLVGLQTLSIVYIGKESEHYVIRELGRLVNLRGELRIIGLHNVDDVDDAKAAGLMHKEHIEKLTLRWCDPNDDCYHRGVAPRSTGFRCMNCRIEAAVSHDEAGEEDEAQQCMGVAVVVEDEEEEDDMWIDRIDIDVECKPDKPKRTREEMIQCQRKIQESQEAMLESLRPHGDLKELVIQHYYGSKLSSSWMGDPVFSKLASITLDDCRKCEILPPLGQLPSLKHLLIRYFPSIKRVGREFCGGDGGGGGDSKAFPALETLEFDGMYEWEEWCGVEDGDFPCLRRLLFCGCMKLKSFPDAVSRHGIP; this comes from the coding sequence ATGGCCACACCCATCCTTTCTTCCCTGTCTCGGTCGATCCATGAGTTGGAGACCGCAATCTGTACCTCCTCCCATCCATGGACCCGCGTCCGGGAGGACCTGAACCGGCTCGAGAGCACGCTGCGGCGCGTTCAGGCGGTCGTTGACCAGGCGGAGGAGAGGCAGTGGCGAGACGAGCGCGTGAGGAGCTGGCTAGCGGAGCTCCGGGGCGTCGCCTGTGATGCTGAGGACGTGCTCGACGAGCTCGATTTCGAGGTGTCGCGGCCACCACGAAGCTCTCCCGCCtctggggaggaagaagaggtacaCAGCTCAGTCACCTCCCTGTCATGCGAAATCGAAAAGATAAGGGGTCGGTTCGGTGAGACATTAGAACAAACAGATGGCCTTCGGCTGAAGGCAACCGAGAGGACATGGCCACGATGTGGTGAGTTCGTCGTGAAACAAACCGAGGTGTTCGGTCGAGAGGAAGACAAGAAGAAGGTGACCGAGTTGGTGCTGTCCGAAACGCCAGAGAACCCCCCCGTCATCGCCATCGTTGGATCACCTGGAGCAGGGAAAACCACCCTTCTCCAGCTCGTGTGCAACGACCCGGGGGTTCGCGAGCACTTCCCCCGTCGGGGATGGGTTCGCATGTCGAGGGATTTCGACGCGACGACGCTGAGAAGAGAGATCATCGAGGCCATCACGTTGAGGGATTGGAGGGTCGAGTTCTCAGGAAAGGGGCACTGGATCTACTCACAACCGAACTATCTCGACCGCTGCATCAAACGCGAGTTGGAGGAAGAAAGATTCTTGCTTGTCTTGGATGATTTCTGTGACGAGAATCTCCATCTCTGGGCGACCGTGAACCTGCAACTGAGCCTCGGACACGGAGGAAGCAAGATCATACTGGCCACAAGCAGTGAAAGAGTCACTGCTGTCACCGAGAACATGCCTCTCTATCATCTCAGTAGCTTACCAGAGGAAAACAGTTGGAGATTGTTCCAAACTCTTGCATTTGGATCCCGAACTGGTCATCCAGAGGCCAATTTGGTTAGAATCGGCAAAGAGATCGTCGAAAAGTGCAAGGGCTCGCCATTGTCTGTAAAAATGCTTGCTGCTCTTCTGCAATCCGAAACTAAAGCAGAGATATGGAGTCGTGTCTCAAAGAGCAACCTTTGGAATGATGCAGATGAGGAAGAGAACCACAATTTGCCTGCTCTGAGGATAAGCTACCACAACCTGCCACCACATTTGCAGTCATGCGTCGCATTCTGCTCTGTGTTTCCGAAAGATTTCCTGTTCACGAAAGACCGAATCGTTCGTTTATGGATGGCTCAAGGATTTGTTCATCCTCGAGAAGGGAAGCTATCGGAAGAGATCGGCTCGGAGTACTTCGATGAATTGCTAAGCAGGTCATTCTTTCTGGCCTCGCATGTTGCTGATCAAACCTTTGTGGTGCATCATCTCATTCATGACTTGGCAGAGTTCGTGTCGGGCGAACAGTGTTGCAGGGTGAAGAACATGAAGGTTTGCTCTGTTTCTAAGGAGGCCCGGCATCTGTGTTTGGTCGCCGTGGATTCCCTCGCGGATGTGAATTTGGAGCTGGAAAGTGAAGCTAATTCACTGCGCACAATTCTGCTTGTGATCAAGTCAGTCAATTCGGCATTCAAGAGCAACTGGTGGTACCATTACAATGACGATATAGCTCATCTATCCTTCTCAGATAACTTGTTCCGATATCTGAAATGCCTGAGAGCTTTAGATTTGAGCGACACGGATATCGACCATCTGCCGGATTCAGTTGGCAACATGAAGCTCCTGCGTTTTCTCGGACTCAGCAACACTAGAATTCGATGGTTGCCGGAGGAGTTGGGCAAGCTTCACAATCTGCAGACATTGGAGCTGCGAAGTTGTGGTGGTCTGACGGCACTTCCGAAGAGCATTGGGTATCTGACAAACCTCCGTCACGTTGATCTGCTAAATGCCTGCGATCATGTTCATCTGCATCATGGTATCGGGAGGCTTGTCGGTCTGCAAACCTTATCGATAGTTTACATCGGGAAGGAGTCGGAACACTACGTGATAAGAGAGCTGGGGAGGTTGGTGAACCTGAGAGGAGAGCTTCGAATCATTGGCCTCCATAACgttgatgatgttgatgatgccAAGGCGGCCGGATTGATGCACAAAGAACACATAGAGAAGTTGACTCTCCGGTGGTGCGATCCCAATGACGACTGCTACCATCGTGGCGTGGCACCGAGGTCTACAGGATTCAGATGCATGAACTGTCGCATCGAAGCAGCAGTCAGCCATGATGAAGCAGGTGAAGAAGATGAAGCACAACAATGCATgggggtggcggtggtggtggaagatgaggaagaagaagatgacatgTGGATTGACAGAATCGATATCGATGTAGAATGCAAGCCTGACAAGCCGAAGAGAACAAGGGAGGAGATGATACAGTGCCAGAGGAAGATCCAGGAATCACAGGAAGCCATGCTCGAAAGCCTTCGTCCTCATGGCGACCTCAAAGAATTGGTGATTCAGCATTACTACGGCAGCAAACTATCAAGCAGCTGGATGGGCGATCCCGTCTTCTCCAAACTGGCGTCCATTACGCTGGACGACTGCCGCAAATGTGAGATCCTCCCACCACTCGGGCAGCTGCCATCGCTCAAGCACCTGCTGATAAGATACTTCCCCAGCATCAAGCGCGTCGGCCGCGAGTTctgcggcggcgacggcggcggggGCGGGGACTCGAAGGCATTCCCGGCCTTGGAGACGCTTGAATTCGACGGCATGTACGAGTGGGAAGAGTGGTGTGGAGTGGAGGATGGTGACTTCCCCTGCCTTCGTCGACTGCTGTTCTGTGGCTGTATGAAACTGAAGAGCTTCCCTGATGCAGTGAGCAGACATGGCATTCCGTGA
- the LOC135586928 gene encoding serine/threonine-protein kinase-like protein At5g23170, giving the protein MAAFQDAFAVCLSSLLFSLDIPPRQEKYKQMGTEKRSEREREIRMEEFSYEDIKTATGSFAVEQLIGKGSHGSVYRGRLRGGQVVAVKKPLGPIQSSKDEANLDNEIDILASVKNPSIVELIGVSQSPTTKLLVMEFMHNGSLHDLLHSSSSPPSWPRRALMALQAARAVLSLHETSPAVIHRDIKSANILMDGEGNAKLADFSLAVRADGFRPPNSTVPAGTIGYLDPCYAESGKLGPESDVFSFGVVLLELVSSRKVMDMERDPPSIVAWALPVIRDGRLADVCDRRVALPDYTKTPIARMLSVAERCVAEKVERRPSMGEVVRELQGVVECMMIWPWMRFKVFESVHRCVRAWRRCARKRVTTTTKIVCRDHSNDGGTEEMAMVER; this is encoded by the coding sequence tttgtctctcttctcttctcttctctttggaCATTCCACCACGGCAAGAGAAGTACAAACAGATGGGAACAGAGAagaggagcgagagagagagagagatcaggatGGAGGAGTTCAGCTACGAGGACATCAAGACTGCAACAGGAAGCTTTGCTGTCGAGCAGTTGATCGGTAAGGGAAGCCATGGGAGTGTCTACAGAGGCAGGCTCAGAGGCGGACAGGTCGTGGCAGTGAAGAAGCCATTGGGACCGATTCAGTCCTCTAAAGATGAAGCCAATCTGGACAACGAGATCGACATCCTCGCTTCTGTGAAGAACCCAAGCATCGTCGAGCTCATTGGTGTCAGCCAGAGTCCTACCACCAAGCTGCTCGTCATGGAGTTCATGCACAATGGCTCCCTCCATGACCTCCTCCACTCGTCCTCGAGCCCGCCTTCGTGGCCTCGACGCGCACTCATGGCTCTCCAGGCCGCTCGCGCCGTCCTTTCGCTCCACGAAACGTCGCCGGCGGTCATCCACCGCGACATCAAGTCAGCCAATATCTTGATGGACGGCGAAGGCAACGCGAAGCTGGCTGACTTCAGCCTCGCGGTGAGAGCCGACGGATTTCGGCCACCCAACTCAACGGTGCCGGCGGGTACCATCGGCTACCTGGATCCGTGCTACGCCGAGTCAGGAAAGCTCGGCCCCGAGAGCGACGTGTTCAGCTTCGGGGTGGTCTTGTTGGAGCTCGTCAGCTCCAGGAAGGTGATGGACATGGAGCGCGATCCTCCTTCGATCGTCGCGTGGGCACTGCCGGTCATAAGAGATGGTCGGCTTGCCGACGTCTGCGACAGGAGAGTAGCGTTGCCGGACTACACGAAGACGCCGATCGCTCGTATGCTAAGCGTAGCCGAGCGATGCGTCGCAGAGAAGGTAGAGAGAAGGCCGTCGATGGGAGAGGTTGTGAGAGAGCTGCAAGGGGTGGTGGAGTGCATGATGATATGGCCATGGATGAGGTTTAAGGTCTTCGAGAGTGTGCACAGGTGTGTCCGGGCATGGAGGAGGTGTGCCAGGAAGAGGGTCACCACTACAACAAAGATCGTGTGCAGGGATCACTCGAATGATGGTGGGACTGAGGAGATGGCCATGGTGGAAAGATGA